One region of Miscanthus floridulus cultivar M001 chromosome 19, ASM1932011v1, whole genome shotgun sequence genomic DNA includes:
- the LOC136526138 gene encoding N-(5'-phosphoribosyl)anthranilate isomerase 3, chloroplastic-like, which yields MTCFAKKQPIAAMLLSSSLEDKRYEPVVKMCGITSAIDAEMAVKAGAKLIGMILWPNSKRSIPLSKAKEISRVAKSYGAESVGVFVDDDYSSILRASDSCNLDLIQMVFDSDSPATPAHHEPNESSVVVGPPPKCPSSVITSLGSGGEWLPVVVMSKSGNEQLLITARKP from the exons ATGACATGTTTTGCTAAGAAGCAACCTATTGCTGCCATGCTCTTATCATCTAGTTTGGAGGACAAAAGGTATGAGCCTGTAGTCAAAATGTGTGGCATTACATCTGCCATCGATGCTGAGATGGCTGTGAAGGCTGGAGCTAAATTAATTGGGATGATTCTTTGGCCCAACTCCAAACGCTCTATTCCATTatctaaagccaaagagatatccAGAGTGGCCAAATCTTATGGGGCTGAATCAGTGGGTGTGTTTGTGGATGATGATTATAGTAGTATCTTGAGAGCATCTGATTCATGCAACCTCGATCTTATCCAG ATGGTGTTTGATAGCGATTCTCCAGCAACTCCAGCACACCATGAACCAAACGAGTCCTCCGTGGTGGTGGGCCCACCCCCAAAGTGCCCATCCTCTGTGATCACATCGCTGGGCAGTGGTGGGGAGTGGCTCCCGGTGGTGGTTATGAGCAAGAGCGGCAACGAGCAGCTCCTAATCACAGCACGCAAACCCTAG